One Gammaproteobacteria bacterium genomic window carries:
- a CDS encoding PH domain-containing protein, which translates to MQSVDPGVVPVWRIWTVPLALLISIATGIPLFVGLDWVTPLVLRFLPNLALVLAVVGFAWWYPAARYRHLAYEADDNGITIRDGVFFRAESSLAKVRIQHSDVYQGPVMRHFGIATLKLYTAGSNYTCIELEGLAYDDATTLRDQLQGDAMAGNEDAV; encoded by the coding sequence ATGCAATCCGTTGATCCGGGTGTGGTGCCGGTATGGCGCATTTGGACGGTGCCCTTGGCGCTGTTGATCAGTATTGCCACGGGCATTCCGCTCTTTGTCGGCCTTGACTGGGTGACGCCGCTGGTCCTGCGTTTCCTGCCCAACCTGGCACTCGTACTGGCAGTCGTCGGCTTTGCGTGGTGGTACCCGGCTGCACGCTATCGCCACCTCGCCTACGAAGCCGACGACAACGGCATCACCATCCGTGACGGCGTGTTCTTTCGTGCGGAATCCTCGCTGGCCAAGGTCCGCATCCAGCATTCGGATGTCTACCAGGGACCGGTGATGCGGCACTTCGGTATCGCCACCCTCAAGCTCTATACGGCGGGCAGCAACTACACCTGCATCGAACTCGAGGGGCTCGCTTACGACGATGCCACCACCTTGCGAGACCAGCTGCAGGGCGACGCCATGGCGGGGAACGAAGATGCCGTCTGA
- a CDS encoding PH domain-containing protein has translation MPSEQRDAEEVQGAKLIYRLHGLSWLFLTGVRIRQTIIPLAAFMLFGAKNDQFPWLIALPAAVVAIVISAFWDQWFYRYGFSRKGLVIRKGLFFRNVRVLDYDRIENVDTERGILHRLLEVADVRVETSSGGRSEAIIRVLDDHAVKELRSRIFERSDRREVATEEKVDSPAGETLLELPMRELVRYGLIDNRGMIIVAALLGVFSQFGMDQLIERYVEPFIERLPIDSFIHLGTAMQVFLVTSAILGLVAGTRILSILLALITLHGFKLTRSGDDLRAQYGLLTKVSLTMRRPRIQVVHQRESLLHRWFKRVSLRVDLAGGLGRNSGNQQQQGGNKRTPWLAPVATSAKAEELVREALPVVETGNLDWQKLAPKARFRLGRFLSLCWLIIATPSTVIQLGWWSLAVILPMLPVLWLYAHLYVKYTGWALHEKFFVLRKGWLNKRMAFVPRNRVQSVRVNENPFDRRYHMASLSVDTAGARHQRLHLPFLDRESADSLSADLYRAGR, from the coding sequence ATGCCGTCTGAGCAGCGCGATGCCGAGGAAGTGCAGGGCGCGAAACTGATCTACAGGCTGCACGGCCTGTCGTGGCTGTTCCTGACCGGCGTCCGCATTCGCCAGACGATCATTCCATTGGCTGCCTTCATGTTGTTCGGTGCGAAGAACGACCAGTTTCCCTGGCTGATCGCCTTGCCAGCAGCGGTGGTGGCGATCGTCATCTCGGCGTTCTGGGACCAGTGGTTCTATCGCTACGGGTTCTCCCGCAAGGGCCTCGTGATCCGCAAGGGGCTGTTTTTCCGCAATGTACGCGTGCTGGATTACGACCGTATCGAGAATGTCGATACCGAGCGTGGCATCCTGCATCGGCTGCTGGAAGTTGCCGATGTGCGTGTCGAGACGTCCAGTGGTGGCCGCTCGGAAGCCATCATCCGCGTGCTGGACGATCACGCCGTAAAGGAACTGCGCAGCAGGATATTCGAACGCAGCGACAGGAGAGAGGTCGCGACCGAAGAGAAAGTCGATTCCCCGGCCGGCGAGACCCTGCTGGAGCTGCCGATGCGCGAACTGGTTCGCTACGGCCTGATCGACAATCGCGGCATGATCATCGTGGCGGCCCTGCTGGGTGTCTTCTCGCAGTTCGGGATGGACCAGCTGATCGAGCGCTATGTCGAGCCATTCATCGAGCGCCTGCCCATAGACAGCTTCATCCACCTTGGCACGGCCATGCAGGTATTCCTGGTGACCTCCGCCATCCTCGGCCTGGTGGCCGGTACCCGGATTCTTTCCATCCTGCTGGCGCTGATCACCTTGCACGGTTTCAAGCTGACCCGTTCCGGCGACGACCTGCGTGCGCAATACGGCCTGTTGACCAAGGTTTCGCTGACCATGCGTCGGCCGCGCATCCAGGTCGTGCACCAGCGTGAATCCCTGTTGCACCGCTGGTTCAAGCGCGTGTCCTTGCGAGTGGACCTCGCCGGCGGCCTCGGCCGCAACTCCGGCAACCAGCAGCAGCAAGGTGGCAACAAGCGCACCCCCTGGCTCGCACCGGTCGCCACGTCCGCAAAGGCTGAGGAACTGGTCCGGGAGGCACTGCCGGTGGTCGAAACCGGCAATCTCGACTGGCAGAAGCTGGCGCCCAAGGCGCGTTTCCGCCTGGGACGCTTCCTGTCCTTGTGCTGGCTGATCATTGCCACGCCCAGCACGGTCATCCAGCTCGGCTGGTGGTCACTGGCTGTCATCCTGCCGATGCTGCCGGTGCTGTGGCTTTATGCGCATCTTTACGTGAAATACACGGGCTGGGCGCTGCACGAGAAATTCTTCGTATTGCGGAAAGGCTGGCTGAACAAGCGCATGGCCTTCGTTCCGCGCAATCGGGTGCAGAGTGTCAGGGTGAACGAAAATCCCTTTGACCGTCGCTATCACATGGCCAGCCTCAGCGTGGACACGGCCGGTGCGCGTCACCAGCGCCTGC